CCATTTCGACAACTTCCTCCTGGCTCGTGCCGTCATCTGCTATCGTCCGCCCGCTTCCTCTTAGACCGCACCATTCATGAATGACCAGACCCCCTTTCCCACTTATGGTGGTAGCATGAACTTAGCAAGTAAATTACGAGAGTGCCGAATCTGGAGCCTTCTGCTTCGAGAGTTTTCTACACTTATCCAGCTACCGGACCATTCTGGAACATTCGGTCTCCTTATATAAAGGAGCTGATGATCGTGAGCCTGCTTAGATTGCAGCTCAGCAGTGAGTGATTCGCAGCGATCATGACAGGAATGTGTAGCTGAGTACAGTAATGCGAAGTGTGCGAACGGCTGTGACTGTCGGATTGGCGTGCGAAGGCGAAACAGTAAAGCTGTGTGAAGTGGGGCCTTGAAGAACAAAGACTATGTTGCATGGGTATGTACGACTGCTTTTACGCGCAGGAACTGTAAGGTGTGCGGCCGCTCTTTCAATACAGTGTACAGTGAACAGAGAGAAAAAGAGTGTGCTAGCGTGCGTAATTGTGTAAATATGTGTCCTGTTCTATGAGTGTGTGTTCTCAGTAAGCTGTTAATGTGCAGAATAAGAAACTAGATAATAAATGTTTGATATTAGCTACCATCCGACTATATATTTACCTACTACCTCGCCAACTCGGTACACAATGGAGTGTCAGATTTTCAAATAGTATTTGTCTTCAGCCACACTTCATACTCACTGTAGTGAAATATCGTAGCTTTGTACAGTATCGACCACTCGTCGGAAGACAAGCTCACTTTTGCGTCCGTATGtcttccctctgaattactgactgccttaggagaaaccagcatggcaaggttattctatttagtgtgtaagatgtatgagacggcagaagtcccatccgattttcggcagaatgttgttatacctattcccaagaaagcccgtgctgacatgtgtgaaaactatcgcaccattagtttagtatctcatgcctgcaaaattttaaacgTATtagtggaaagacaagttgaagctgagttgggagaagatcagtttggcctcagaagaaatgtaggaacacgtaaagcaatcctggctttacgtctgatattagcggatcgaatcaagaaggacaagcattcgataatgttgattggacctattatttaagattctgaaggtgattgggatcagacacatagaacgaaaaattatctacaaactgtataaaatcagtctgcagtgataggaatcgggggctttgaaaaagaaggagcaatccagaaaggagtgaggcaacgcTGCAGTTTGTCTGCCCctcgttttcaatgtttacatagaacaggcagtaaaggaaattgacgaagtcttaggtaaggagtacaagatgaaaataaataagtccaaaacaaaagtaatggagtgcagtcgaacaaaggcaggtgatgcaggaaatattaaattaggaaatgaagtcttaaaggaagtagatgaatattgttacttgggtagttaaataactaacgatggcagaagtaaggaggtcataaaatgcagattagcacaagcaaggaagagctttcttaagaaaagaaatttgctcaattcaaacattgatataggaattaaaaggatgtttttgaagactttcgtgtgaagcgtggcattgtttggaagtgaaacatggagcttttgaaatgtggtgttgcagaagaatgctgaaggtgagatggatagatcaaatcacgaatgaagagatactgaatcgaactggcgtgaggaaatcgatttggttatatttgacgagaagaggagatagaatgatagaacacatcttaagacacccaggacttgtgcagttggtttctgaggaaactgtaggtggtaagaatggtaggagtagaccaaggtatgaatatgacacgcaGATTTAGCACtttatagggtggcatggacggctgcatcaaaccagtctacggactgatgactcaaacaaacatGTCTATCCACTATAGTGTAAGGTTTTTTAAACTGTTTGTGGCGAAGTTGCCTTGTATTGTGATGAGAAACGTTTTGGTGCTTATATTGAAATAGCTTCTGGATTCTGTGTTTAATTCTGTTCCCTTACTCAGAAAAATTAATCATTTTTGTTTTTCTCTATTCTAGCTTTGAGAACGTTTCTTTACTGATCAGAGGTCCAGGAGACACATGTGATAGTAGCTGCAAGGTAATGAAAAGTGGAGGTAAGCTGATGAGAACTCTACCACCTCAGAATGTACTCAATCAGCACACATTCTCTCCCTCTGCAGAAAGGCAAGTCGATCTGATTAGTAAACAGGAATTCTCTTGTGATCAGTGTGGTAAAAACTTTTCTCATAAGGCGAATCTTCGAAAACACCTCGTCGTACATACTAACGTGCGACCGTATTCCTGTATGAAATGTTCTATAAAAACAAGAGGCTGGGATCTCAAGGAAATGTCGAGGTACTTACCAAAAAAACACCAAattttcaaaaacttaaaattaagcttAAATTTGGTAAATGATATTTACTTCAAAATTcaattttaaaaacttgaaaactgtgataaataaggagaaattgaaacgAACAGAATAATCAATAGTATATTTCCtttttagtaaataaataatttaaatgtaaacaAACATATTTCTATTGTAAATGGTACCTTTTCATCAAATTAAGAAATGCTGGTGCACCATCCAATGAAATAATAAGTTATTTGAATATAcctaaaataaaatattaacattTAATTTAAGAAATGTGTTGGATAGAGAGCTTCAGACAATCCCCAGTGGGAGAATCATTCCCCGCAATAGCCACATTAGCGTTGGTCCCACAACTCATcacataaaattaaaacatatacaGACCAAAATGTATAGCACAGGCCCGCTATGAAATCAGAAAATATTAACTCTAACAAATTTACTATTTAAATCACAAAGCTGTCATAGACTAGGTAATCAACCAAACACCACAGATATAAATAAGGAAGGTAACGAGGCGGTACAATCAACACAACCGAGTCAAACACACGATCTCGCCTCACGAAGAAAAAACAATTCATTATTATATTCACGACGCCACTCGAGAACTTGACGCAATCCAAGCCAAGACAGTAATGACAGTTCAGTTACGTAACTGCCAAGCCACGATAAGATAAGCGAGAACAATGAGAAGTGATAAGAACCCGAAATTCAGATCGCTCACACTAGGCTTGTCCAAAACCCCTCAATGAAACCCATTATGTTACAAGTTACATTATTAGATTATTATCTTTTTAAAATTTAATGCAGGGATGCCCATTTAATGAGAACAATAATATACTGAAACACACACAGTAATGATGAAAATATACAATCCTAACCCTAAATATGTGGACCAAAGTAATATAAAATTTGCgaaatttgatgataataataacataaaaaacAGTGATGATTAGTGCTTGCGTAGTATTTAGGTCGAAACACGGGCAGGAGAAAGCCGAAACACACGTAATGATGCACGAATGGATCAGATGAGAATGACAACAGAAAGGTGCACAGTAACGACAGCGATAGTAACCGCACATGCATCCAGCAAACACTCGCAAATACAAGGAAAAACAAATTAGCCAGGCAAGATTACCGAGACACTAATGGCATCGCCGTAACACGCGACACTCAGTTGAAGCTTGAACGCCGTACAAAACGAATCCCGAGATACAATTCAGATCACAATAAATACACCAACTCAAATTTAACGATACACACCAGTAAAATAATATTAAGAGAAGTAAATCATAAACAGCGTACTTACATAGATGCCATATATGCCAAGGTAACTCACCGTGTTTCGATCTATGACTACACTCACAAGTACGTAATAGAATAAAATCCTACATATTTACACAATAATAAATACGCTAATATTTGAAGGAAGTATTAAAAAAGCAATCCCCCGCTGGGGTAGTTATCCACTTCAACATATACCCTAAGGTACAGTCATTGTGTTAGAAGATGGGAAGCAATCCATCACTGCAGTAAGCGTCCACTTTCATGTATAagtcgtccccgtgtaaggacgtaccctaagggtgcaaccttaccctttctcccctgtaatattaaggtattgatttatagttacttttcttgctgttgggtcttgttcagtgtcggtaaccatacagtttagggacccaacttgccgatacgacgtcttacatttaccgttaatctggctcGTTGGCAatgttcaatcactgttctagcgtgaattgcgtgttacCACGGCATTgctgttaaagtcactagtgatacatttgcgagaatatttaaagcgtATTTTCTTtgtctgtgggattgtaaatctatttggctaataccaggtaagtagaattgtggcatgttcggataatgcatttaataacatagtttgtgtgaaatgatgagcactaCATTTtattcctatttcgtcccatacttatacgaacagaattcgattgggatgtctaagaatgaagaaaaatctgcaagaactcctcgaaaaaggaaagcaaagttacgtcctttacaaacgtcaggtcaagaaatgcttgtacattgctacgagcaattgaaacacgaagacgacgaagaaggtatcagtcgcagtgatacgaagctaatggcaagagtttcattattaactggggtaagtgttcgtttttatcttgtttctatgataagtttcagacataatgacaatcagttcaaatggagcagtatttcattctgaacctaacctaacctaatcatgtaggcctataccatgtcttgtgtcgacttcgatacggtttgtagacttaacctatgtgtattcctgttgacttacggtatatgtgtatgtaatatatttctgtgtgtgtattcttgcAGGAAATTCCACCATCGACACCACCGAGGCAGTGGAGTCCAGGAAAGGGGTAATACGGCAATACAAACACAACACTTCAGGAGCATAACAGAGCAAGCAGATATTTCTCCTAAATACAATATTCCATACATAAAATCATAGGCCAAAAATCCAGAATGGCATCACAAATACTGAGAAGTAATTGCCATAAAAGTCCACACCAACTCAGCAAGAGCTTTCCTGGATTCGCAGAAGTTACTGCCGAATTCAATATTTCACGCACAGAAATCACCAGGAGAGATAACACGGATCCCCCAATAAACAATCAGATACCGGGGAAAGAATTAaggtaaaccaataataataattttttcaaaatggcgcccggtaatgacgaagtagtgttttatcctccgagtaaattaaccgtaaaatgtgacgaaaagtgcagaaaatgtcgaagattagtgaaaaatggaatgttgtgtgattcatgtgatcgatggtggcattataagtgcggaaattgccctagagacgtaaaaactaatgaaaatgttgactggatttgtgagcagtgtgttcggaatgttgttgttggcgacggcgttgacgaagcaccgaaaacagtcgatgagga
The Anabrus simplex isolate iqAnaSimp1 chromosome 3, ASM4041472v1, whole genome shotgun sequence genome window above contains:
- the LOC136865920 gene encoding uncharacterized protein: MDQKVEIKEEPVWLDGTEGVSFAVADIKDEINIEEQTLAQLVPCFKEENNFENVSLLIRGPGDTCDSSCKVMKSGGKLMRTLPPQNVLNQHTFSPSAERQVDLISKQEFSCDQCGNSTIDTTEAVESRKGVIRQYKHNTSGA